A single window of Carassius gibelio isolate Cgi1373 ecotype wild population from Czech Republic chromosome A19, carGib1.2-hapl.c, whole genome shotgun sequence DNA harbors:
- the LOC127935267 gene encoding protein tyrosine phosphatase type IVA 2: MGRLANMNRPAAVEISYDCMRFLITHNPTNSTLNKFTEELKKFGVNTLVRVCEATYDKAPVEKEGIQVLDWPFDDGAPPPTQIVDDWLNLLKTKFREEPKCCIAVHCVAGLGRAPVLVALALIECGMKYEDAVQFIRQKRRGAFNSKQLLYLEKYRPKMRLRFKDPNGPNCCVQ, encoded by the exons ATGGG ACGTCTTGCCAACATGAACCGCCCTGCCGCTGTTGAGATTTCCTATGACTGCATGAGATTCCTCATCACACACAACCCCACCAACTCCACTCTCAACAAGTTCACTGAG GAGCTGAAGAAGTTTGGGGTGAACACACTGGTAAGAGTATGTGAAGCCACCTATGACAAAGCACCAGTGGAGAAGGAGGGCATACAGGTCCTG GACTGGCCCTTTGATGACGGAGCTCCGCCCCCAACCCAGATTGTAGATGATTGGTTAAACCTGCTGAAGACTAAGTTCAGAGAGGAGCCAAAATGCTGCATTGCTGTTCACTGTGTTGCAGGGTTGGGCCG AGCACCTGTACTGGTGGCTTTAGCCTTAATTGAGTGTGGGATGAAGTATGAAGATGCGGTGCAGTTTATTAGACA gaagagaCGTGGAGCCTTCAACTCCAAACAGCTTCTTTACCTTGAAAAATACAGACCCAAGATGCGTCTGCGGTTCAAGGATCCCAACGGTCCCAACTGCTGTGTCCAGTAA